From the genome of candidate division KSB1 bacterium, one region includes:
- a CDS encoding efflux RND transporter periplasmic adaptor subunit, producing MRNITIGVILFYLILLGCGGQQGGTESDIAIPVSIEEVKYKPIEEFLTTTGSVKAVKDVTLKSETSGYYRLAINPRTNKPFALGDFVKQGQVIIYLDNPELEYNTKIESQKLNLEISKQEFEKQKSLYEKGGVTYRELKNAEKLYMDAEYAYESAKLQLAKLKIVAPFDGVIVDLPYYTPKTKVDANQKMVQIMDYRKLLMEVSLPGKELGRVKVDQPVRVMNYNLPEDTLKGHVTQVSPALDPDTRSFKAAIDIDNPDWLLRPGMFVKADIIVASKDSAIVIPKDIIIASREGKTVYVVDKGAARRRIISTGLENPDFVEVTEGLKVDERLVVKGFETLRDRSKVKIIR from the coding sequence GTGAGAAACATAACGATTGGAGTCATTCTATTTTATTTGATACTGCTGGGCTGTGGGGGACAGCAGGGCGGGACTGAATCTGATATTGCGATCCCGGTGTCTATCGAAGAGGTGAAATACAAACCGATCGAGGAATTTTTGACGACGACTGGTTCAGTCAAAGCGGTTAAGGATGTGACATTAAAATCCGAGACATCTGGGTACTATCGACTGGCCATCAATCCGCGGACGAACAAGCCATTTGCCCTGGGCGATTTTGTGAAACAGGGACAGGTGATCATTTATTTGGACAATCCGGAGCTGGAGTATAATACCAAGATCGAATCGCAGAAGCTCAATCTGGAGATCTCGAAACAGGAGTTTGAAAAGCAGAAGTCGCTTTATGAGAAAGGCGGGGTAACCTATCGGGAGCTCAAGAATGCGGAAAAGCTATATATGGATGCGGAGTACGCTTATGAAAGCGCCAAACTGCAGTTGGCTAAATTGAAGATCGTAGCGCCGTTCGATGGTGTGATTGTCGATTTGCCTTATTATACTCCTAAGACCAAGGTTGATGCCAACCAGAAAATGGTACAGATCATGGATTATCGGAAATTGTTGATGGAGGTCAGCCTGCCAGGGAAGGAGTTGGGGCGAGTTAAAGTCGATCAGCCAGTGCGCGTGATGAATTATAACCTTCCAGAGGACACGCTGAAGGGCCATGTGACTCAGGTTTCCCCAGCGCTGGATCCAGATACCCGTTCTTTTAAGGCGGCGATCGATATTGACAATCCGGATTGGCTGCTGCGACCTGGAATGTTTGTGAAGGCAGATATCATTGTGGCGTCGAAAGACAGCGCGATCGTTATTCCCAAAGATATCATCATCGCTTCGCGAGAGGGAAAAACCGTGTATGTGGTCGATAAAGGAGCAGCGCGACGAAGGATCATCTCCACCGGGTTAGAAAACCCGGATTTTGTCGAGGTCACCGAAGGCCTTAAAGTGGATGAACGATTGGTAGTAAAGGGTTTTGAAACGCTGCGCGATCGGTCAAAGGTAAAGATCATTCGATAG